A section of the Candidatus Methylomirabilota bacterium genome encodes:
- a CDS encoding membrane dipeptidase, which yields MGTNKKSAGYRSYQYLEENVDYRGFHLARELGRVPSRRVEVSPDEEARVQRLLADHVVVSMHDHPVVSPEDITQIFEQKRRGRDFTGFQGLAASGLDCVFDNLMDGICTITSPAGWKWTDVLHDLGMRLCDLAHQDFVIVADGMRDILKAHAEGRVALVPTFEAATPIENEVDRVDILYGFGVRSMGLVYSEANALGSGLREPQDGGLTDLGRAVVRRMNKLGMQIDAAHCGDRTTLDIIEASEHPIVISHAGCRALWNTRRMKPNEVLEAMARKGGVLGIEAAPHTTLTDRHPLHSIESYMEHFEYAVKLLGIDHVGFGPDTLFGDHVGLHHAYAAHLSIGKAHAGKKFQEVPYVDGLENPADYPNIVRWLVKHDYKDEDIVKAVGGNALRVLKQVWIR from the coding sequence GTGGGGACGAACAAGAAATCCGCGGGCTATCGGTCCTACCAGTACCTCGAGGAGAACGTCGACTATCGCGGCTTCCACCTGGCCAGGGAGCTGGGCCGCGTGCCCTCTCGGCGAGTCGAGGTCTCGCCGGACGAGGAGGCGCGGGTCCAGCGCCTGCTCGCCGACCACGTCGTCGTCTCCATGCACGACCACCCGGTCGTGTCCCCGGAGGACATCACCCAGATCTTCGAGCAGAAGCGGCGCGGCCGCGACTTCACGGGTTTTCAGGGTCTGGCCGCCTCCGGCCTCGACTGCGTCTTCGACAACCTGATGGACGGGATCTGCACCATCACCTCCCCGGCCGGCTGGAAGTGGACCGACGTCCTCCACGACCTCGGCATGCGGCTCTGCGACCTGGCCCACCAGGACTTCGTGATCGTGGCCGACGGGATGCGGGACATCCTGAAGGCCCACGCGGAGGGGCGGGTCGCCCTCGTGCCCACCTTCGAGGCCGCGACGCCGATCGAGAACGAGGTAGACCGCGTGGACATCCTCTACGGCTTCGGCGTCCGCAGCATGGGCCTCGTCTACAGCGAGGCGAACGCCCTCGGCAGCGGGCTCCGGGAGCCGCAGGACGGGGGGCTCACCGACCTCGGCCGAGCCGTCGTGCGGCGCATGAACAAGCTCGGCATGCAGATCGACGCCGCCCACTGCGGTGATCGCACGACCCTCGACATCATCGAGGCGAGCGAGCATCCCATCGTCATCTCGCACGCCGGCTGCCGCGCCCTCTGGAACACGCGGCGCATGAAGCCGAACGAGGTGCTGGAGGCGATGGCCAGGAAGGGCGGCGTGCTGGGGATCGAGGCGGCCCCGCACACGACCCTCACCGACCGCCATCCCCTCCACAGCATCGAGTCCTACATGGAGCACTTCGAGTACGCCGTGAAGCTGCTCGGGATCGATCACGTCGGCTTCGGCCCCGACACGCTCTTCGGCGATCACGTGGGACTCCACCACGCCTACGCGGCGCACCTCTCGATCGGCAAGGCGCACGCGGGGAAGAAGTTCCAGGAGGTGCCGTATGTCGACGGGCTCGAGAACCCCGCCGACTATCCCAACATCGTGCGGTGGCTGGTCAAGCACGACTACAAGGACGAGGACATCGTCAAGGCGGTCGGCGGGAACGCCCTCCGAGTCCTGAAGCAGGTCTGGATCCGCTAG
- a CDS encoding type II toxin-antitoxin system Phd/YefM family antitoxin: protein MKTVNVHEAKTHLSRLLARVAHGEEIVIAKAGKPIARLVPVGPAAGQRVLGLDRGRAVIGDDFDAPLPEDTLAAFET from the coding sequence ATGAAGACAGTGAACGTTCACGAGGCAAAGACGCACCTCTCGCGCCTACTTGCGCGCGTCGCGCATGGCGAGGAGATCGTCATCGCCAAGGCGGGAAAGCCCATTGCCCGGCTGGTGCCGGTGGGCCCCGCCGCCGGTCAACGGGTCCTCGGCCTGGACCGGGGACGGGCGGTCATCGGTGACGATTTCGACGCCCCCCTTCCGGAAGACACGCTGGCGGCCTTCGAGACGTGA
- a CDS encoding type II toxin-antitoxin system VapC family toxin: protein MRILLDTQCWLWMLIAPERFSSEGRAHLTAPENELLLSAGSAWEIAIKHALGRLRLPMEPAEYVPSRLAATGTLPLAIDHRHALRVGQLPPHHRDPFDRILIAQAQVEAIPILTSDPHFARYEVDLLPA from the coding sequence GTGAGGATCCTGCTCGACACGCAGTGCTGGCTCTGGATGCTCATCGCGCCGGAACGCTTCTCTTCCGAGGGGCGGGCTCACCTCACGGCGCCCGAGAACGAGCTGCTTCTGTCCGCGGGCAGTGCCTGGGAGATCGCGATCAAGCATGCCCTCGGGCGGTTACGTCTGCCCATGGAGCCGGCCGAGTATGTGCCGAGCCGGCTCGCGGCGACAGGAACCTTGCCGCTCGCGATCGATCATCGCCATGCGCTCCGCGTGGGGCAGCTCCCGCCGCACCATCGGGATCCCTTCGATCGCATCCTCATCGCGCAGGCGCAAGTCGAGGCGATCCCCATCCTGACCTCGGACCCGCACTTCGCGCGATATGAAGTCGACCTGCTTCCCGCCTGA